The segment ATACGGGCGAGCTTGCGGGCCGCGCGGTAGACGGTGAAGGGCACGAGGACGGACTGCGCCAGGGCGCCGTCCGCTTTGGCCAGCGCGGTGACCGGGCGCAGCAGATGGCGCCGGCGCCGGTCCATGAGCAGGTCGGCGAGCCGGGCCGGGTGGGCGTCGAGGACCTGGCGGGCGCCGTGCCCGACGAAGTGGTCCGCGCTGCCGGCCAGCAGCCGCCGGCGGTGGCGGCCCGCGGTGGTGAGGGAGGGGCCCGGCTCGTCCGTGAGTGGGCCGGTGCCGAGGTCCGCATACGGGAGGGCCTCCTCGCCGGCCGCGACGACGACGTGGTGCAGCCGCGGATTGTCGGCGAGGGTGCGGGCGCGCTCCAACTCGGCGTCGTGGCCGCCCTGTCCGTCATGGGTGGCCCGGTCGTTGAAGGTGACGGCCAGGAGGCGTTCGCCGTGGCCGTTGAGCCTTCCTGGCCGGCCGGGGAGACCGGCGGCCAGCAGGGCGAGGGTTCCGGAGGCGCTTCCTCCGGAGAGGTCGGCGCCGATGCCGGGAGCCGGGGCACCGCGCGCCGCGCGCCGCTCGGCGGGCCCCATGCCGGGCACCGGGCCGGGGTCGAGGCCGTCGCGCCCGTCCGGATCGGGGGCGTGCCGGGCTCCGGCCAGCCGGGCGCGGACGGCCTCGACCAGGGCGTCGCGGACGCCTTCCACCGCCTGTTCCGGGGCGAGTTGGGGCGCGGCGACGGCGAGCGAGGCGGTCGGTTCGAAGGAGGTGATGTCACCCGCGCCGCCGCGCAGCACCAGGGCGTGGCCGGGCGGGATCCGGCGGACGCCTTCGTACGGTGTGCCGGCCCCGAGCGCCTCGGGGATGTCCGGGCAGGCCAGCAGCGCGGCGAGGTGGCCGATGTCGAGGCCGGCCTCGACGAGGTCGGCGAGCGGGAGGGCGGCGGTGGCGTAGGCGGTGCCACCGGCCCACGGGGTGTGGAAAACGGGGCGGGCGCCGGCCAGGTCGCCGGTGACGGTGATCCGCCGCCCCACCTGGACGACGGCGGTGTAACTGCCGGGCCAGGCCGTGAGATGCCGCAGTGCA is part of the Streptomyces platensis genome and harbors:
- a CDS encoding asparagine synthase-related protein, producing the protein MRWLVGWSSAATGPAGDESPAVLPVGAQLLWDGPDPLWAVGDWRPDEVRVVQADPGTRLAVFGVCGATDDQLKVGLFAARGGALRHLTAWPGSYTAVVQVGRRITVTGDLAGARPVFHTPWAGGTAYATAALPLADLVEAGLDIGHLAALLACPDIPEALGAGTPYEGVRRIPPGHALVLRGGAGDITSFEPTASLAVAAPQLAPEQAVEGVRDALVEAVRARLAGARHAPDPDGRDGLDPGPVPGMGPAERRAARGAPAPGIGADLSGGSASGTLALLAAGLPGRPGRLNGHGERLLAVTFNDRATHDGQGGHDAELERARTLADNPRLHHVVVAAGEEALPYADLGTGPLTDEPGPSLTTAGRHRRRLLAGSADHFVGHGARQVLDAHPARLADLLMDRRRRHLLRPVTALAKADGALAQSVLVPFTVYRAARKLARMPYSAGIADTARRLLERQFADEPVAGGAVDASLAALAWCRPGPAARWLTGEALAEVSVRLSDAAHRSPAVGRPGERRARAALARQAADHRVFEQAAEVRNQRLHAPFLDNQVVLACRALPDTLRVQPGARAAVLRSVLAGAGVRDLPPGWGAPSQLTHAAAVRAGLRGAVGDLVRLFDTPLLADAGLVEARVVRKALRSAAEGAALPLDGLAELVSTELWLRRLVARRGTCWTGAGAPRQKAVAGGVVPRARLG